A single region of the Rhodopirellula bahusiensis genome encodes:
- a CDS encoding TolC family protein, whose protein sequence is MDIHTKIHRLRHHLLAVAIASTSIAGVPRPALADEPCRPILPEQRCLDIRRPEQLCQVPVPVTPRPATVTDPQFEFPQSYLTLNDAINITLANSEVVRVLGGVTASTSGRTIYDAAITNTTIDGQRAIFDPNLRLNNVWNQTENPNAIFDPLDPTNAIIGGVQNEGYGLDFGLSKRNLIGGTTNLGVNSNTNRITPGVLPLNPADRTATELSYTQPLLQGAGRAVNQAPIVLARIDTERSYFQYKAAVQQSVQGVIEAYWSLVFSKTDLWARRQQVEQAEFANTRTEARIATGDANAGDLAQTQLALENFRATLLASEANVLQRQAALLNILGLPPYEAQRTIPVTPMLEELIEVDWTAINDLAQRERPDIIELKLILEADQQRLLLANNQARPQLNGVALYRWNGLEGIAPSGNRIRSGSGDFEDWSLGVNFSVPLGLRAERAALRQRQLLITRDRANLDQGLHQMQHFLALSLRNIEQFYAQYERFQAVRQAARINLEQQLAQYNEGIVQFIVVLQAIVDWGNSVSAEAQALSQYNTEIARLELQTGTILQTHNVVFFEERFRSIGPMGRLGDEKCYPRSQSPSASVTRYEGGSQASEEYFDLEDPVSKNGSAGNEDDVEMDTEVEFQKIDDNQDGEMSDDEIDKILETPKTSRRLIDFLKSWSRR, encoded by the coding sequence ATGGACATTCACACAAAAATCCACCGTTTGCGCCATCACCTACTCGCCGTCGCGATCGCCAGCACCTCGATCGCCGGGGTGCCGCGTCCTGCATTGGCCGACGAGCCGTGTCGACCGATTTTGCCCGAGCAACGCTGTCTCGACATTCGCCGCCCCGAACAATTGTGCCAAGTACCGGTTCCGGTCACGCCTCGGCCCGCGACCGTGACTGATCCACAGTTCGAATTTCCCCAAAGTTACCTGACGCTCAACGACGCCATCAACATCACCCTGGCAAACTCAGAAGTCGTGCGTGTGCTTGGCGGAGTAACCGCATCAACCAGCGGGCGAACAATCTATGACGCTGCGATCACGAACACGACCATCGACGGGCAAAGAGCGATATTCGATCCGAATCTGCGATTGAACAACGTATGGAACCAAACGGAGAATCCCAACGCGATCTTCGATCCCCTTGATCCTACCAACGCAATCATCGGAGGCGTCCAAAATGAAGGCTATGGACTCGACTTTGGGCTTTCGAAACGCAACTTGATCGGCGGCACAACCAACCTCGGTGTGAACAGCAACACCAACCGTATCACGCCGGGCGTCCTGCCGCTCAATCCCGCCGATCGAACGGCAACGGAACTCAGTTACACGCAACCGCTTCTCCAAGGTGCCGGGCGCGCTGTCAATCAAGCTCCTATCGTGCTGGCCCGCATTGACACCGAACGATCATATTTTCAATACAAAGCTGCCGTCCAACAATCGGTCCAAGGCGTCATTGAAGCCTATTGGTCACTTGTATTTTCGAAAACGGATTTGTGGGCACGACGACAACAGGTCGAACAAGCGGAGTTTGCAAACACGCGAACGGAGGCTCGCATTGCGACCGGTGACGCCAACGCCGGCGACCTCGCTCAAACCCAACTTGCTCTCGAAAACTTCCGTGCCACGTTATTGGCTTCTGAGGCGAACGTGTTGCAACGTCAAGCGGCGTTGCTGAACATTCTTGGCTTGCCGCCATACGAAGCTCAACGCACGATTCCCGTCACGCCAATGCTGGAAGAATTGATTGAAGTCGACTGGACTGCGATCAATGATTTGGCTCAACGAGAACGTCCAGACATCATCGAGCTGAAGTTGATTCTGGAAGCGGACCAGCAACGACTGCTGTTGGCAAACAACCAAGCACGGCCGCAACTGAACGGCGTCGCTCTGTATCGTTGGAACGGACTCGAAGGAATCGCGCCGTCGGGCAATCGCATCCGCAGTGGTTCGGGGGACTTCGAAGACTGGTCCTTGGGTGTCAATTTCTCTGTGCCACTGGGATTGCGAGCGGAACGGGCGGCGCTGCGGCAACGACAGTTGCTGATCACGCGAGACCGGGCGAACTTGGATCAAGGGCTGCATCAAATGCAGCACTTTTTGGCACTAAGTCTGCGCAACATCGAACAGTTTTATGCTCAATACGAACGTTTCCAGGCCGTCCGGCAAGCCGCGAGGATCAACTTGGAACAACAATTGGCCCAGTACAACGAAGGAATTGTGCAATTCATTGTGGTATTGCAAGCGATTGTCGATTGGGGCAACTCCGTCAGCGCCGAAGCTCAAGCGTTGTCTCAGTACAATACAGAAATCGCACGTTTGGAATTGCAAACCGGCACCATCTTGCAAACCCACAACGTCGTCTTCTTTGAAGAACGTTTCCGCAGTATCGGGCCAATGGGACGATTGGGCGATGAGAAGTGTTACCCGCGTTCGCAATCGCCGTCGGCATCTGTCACACGCTATGAAGGTGGATCACAAGCATCGGAGGAATATTTCGATCTAGAAGATCCTGTCAGCAAGAATGGCTCCGCCGGCAACGAAGACGATGTTGAGATGGACACCGAAGTCGAGTTCCAGAAGATAGACGACAATCAAGACGGCGAGATGTCGGACGACGAAATCGACAAAATTCTCGAAACTCCCAAAACAAGCCGGCGATTGATCGACTTTCTGAAATCATGGTCCCGGAGATAG
- a CDS encoding alpha/beta fold hydrolase, which yields MKRSGLFFAVACCLGMFATTANADIEDLIEHGFVQSGAVKIHYVTAGEGPLVVMLHGFPDYWYTWREQIPAIAKDHQVVAIDLRGFNKSDQPEGVENYAMPKLVGDVEAVVKHFGKSQTTVIGHDWGGMIAWSFAMQHPEMTQRLVVLNLPHPACLTRELASNPEQQKASAYARRFQQPDAATDLTAMGLTFWVKDRSSRERYVEAMKRSSIEGMLNYYKANYPSEPYKQQTGFPMVKCPVLMIHGLKDTALLADGLNRTWEYLEKPLTLVTVPNADHFVQQDAPALVTRTIVRWLADQHNN from the coding sequence ATGAAACGCTCTGGATTGTTCTTCGCCGTCGCCTGCTGCTTGGGCATGTTTGCCACGACAGCGAATGCGGATATCGAAGACCTCATCGAACATGGTTTTGTCCAGAGTGGCGCCGTCAAGATTCACTATGTCACGGCTGGTGAAGGCCCGCTGGTCGTGATGCTTCACGGATTTCCAGACTACTGGTACACCTGGCGAGAGCAAATTCCCGCGATCGCCAAGGACCATCAAGTGGTTGCCATCGACCTCCGTGGGTTCAACAAGAGTGACCAACCTGAAGGCGTCGAGAACTACGCGATGCCAAAGTTGGTCGGTGACGTGGAAGCCGTTGTCAAACACTTTGGAAAGTCACAAACAACGGTCATCGGCCACGATTGGGGCGGCATGATCGCATGGTCGTTCGCGATGCAGCATCCTGAAATGACACAGCGGCTCGTCGTTCTCAACCTGCCACACCCCGCCTGCCTGACGCGTGAATTGGCAAGCAATCCTGAACAACAAAAAGCTTCAGCGTACGCACGGCGTTTTCAGCAGCCTGACGCGGCGACCGATTTGACCGCCATGGGACTCACGTTTTGGGTCAAAGACCGATCATCGCGTGAGCGATACGTCGAAGCCATGAAGCGTTCATCGATTGAAGGAATGCTGAACTACTACAAGGCCAACTACCCCAGCGAGCCGTACAAGCAGCAGACTGGCTTCCCGATGGTCAAGTGTCCTGTGCTGATGATCCACGGGCTCAAAGACACAGCGTTACTGGCTGACGGACTCAATCGAACATGGGAGTACCTTGAGAAGCCGCTGACCCTGGTCACCGTCCCAAATGCGGACCACTTCGTGCAACAAGATGCACCGGCGTTGGTCACGCGAACGATCGTCCGCTGGCTTGCCGATCAGCACAACAATTGA
- a CDS encoding ABC transporter ATP-binding protein, with product MALIELDDVRRVYDLGEVKVHALRTVTRNVELGEYVALIGASGSGKSTLMNTLGCLDRPTHGSYLLDGEEVVTMNRDQRAKIRNKQLGFVFQNFNLLNRTSALENVELPLMYGTKVPARERRDRSMEMLGKVGLADRYHHHPSQLSGGQQQRVAIARALVNRPSILMGDEPTGNLDSKTSREVIELFRELNEEQKITVILVTHDQNVARNAKRTIVLRDGEVVEDTEDFVLAKAALEYDPTQVAKA from the coding sequence ATGGCTCTCATCGAACTTGATGATGTGCGCCGCGTTTACGACCTTGGTGAAGTGAAGGTCCACGCGCTTCGTACTGTCACTCGAAATGTCGAACTCGGTGAGTACGTTGCCCTGATTGGAGCATCAGGAAGCGGCAAATCGACACTAATGAACACGCTCGGTTGCCTCGACCGACCGACGCATGGCAGCTATTTGCTCGACGGCGAGGAAGTGGTGACGATGAACCGCGACCAGCGTGCGAAGATTCGTAACAAGCAACTCGGCTTCGTCTTTCAGAATTTCAACTTGCTCAACCGAACATCGGCACTTGAAAATGTTGAGCTACCGCTGATGTATGGAACCAAGGTTCCGGCTCGCGAACGCCGAGATCGTTCGATGGAAATGCTCGGCAAAGTCGGTTTGGCCGATCGCTATCATCATCACCCGAGCCAACTTTCTGGCGGGCAGCAACAACGCGTCGCGATCGCGAGGGCACTTGTCAATCGACCCTCGATTTTGATGGGCGATGAACCGACGGGCAATCTGGATTCGAAGACGAGCCGTGAAGTGATCGAGCTGTTTCGTGAATTGAATGAAGAGCAAAAGATCACGGTGATCCTGGTAACGCACGACCAGAATGTTGCGAGAAACGCAAAACGAACCATCGTGCTGCGTGACGGCGAAGTGGTCGAGGACACTGAAGACTTTGTGCTAGCAAAGGCCGCTTTGGAATACGACCCAACTCAAGTGGCGAAAGCTTGA
- a CDS encoding DUF1559 domain-containing protein: MRNSSPHPSRLRPAGFTLVELLVVIAIIGVLVGLLLPAVQAAREAARRMSCSNNFKQIGLAIHNYHSAHDNLPMQRGGTYDTGTGASNNNGFNLSWMVGLTPFIEQQALWEQISNPLAFNRDGSVRTPPYPAMGSVPWDENYQPWLTQVVSFRCPSDGADSPNDRVAFSNYAACAGDAFFEQHHSGIDDSGRSSNDGTWGDSAGSRWARGVFRARHFTAFRDIKDGLSNTIAAGENVVDVQEREIKTMPHIDGNVENRPPAYYETAGLIDPERPQFWAAGVLLDDNINHGRGRRWSDGRPQSSVFHTIRPPNSYSVVQSHGGRGQFSASSRHQGGVYVLMADGAVRFVTDSIDTGDQNHMAFGRAQAPSTDHNAGAGKKSPYGLWGALGTKSSREIIDEQF, from the coding sequence ATGAGAAATTCAAGTCCACATCCTTCAAGGCTTCGACCGGCTGGATTCACCCTTGTCGAGCTACTTGTCGTCATCGCAATCATCGGCGTTCTGGTAGGGTTGTTGTTGCCCGCTGTTCAAGCCGCACGCGAAGCGGCTCGACGAATGAGTTGCAGCAACAACTTCAAGCAAATCGGATTAGCCATACACAACTATCATTCCGCTCACGATAATTTGCCGATGCAGCGAGGCGGGACATACGACACCGGTACAGGCGCCAGCAACAACAATGGCTTCAACCTTAGCTGGATGGTCGGCTTAACTCCCTTCATTGAACAACAAGCCCTTTGGGAGCAAATCAGTAATCCACTTGCTTTCAATCGAGACGGGTCCGTTCGAACTCCTCCATATCCAGCAATGGGCTCTGTTCCCTGGGACGAGAATTACCAACCGTGGCTGACGCAGGTCGTCAGCTTCCGTTGCCCCAGCGACGGTGCCGATTCCCCTAATGACCGCGTTGCCTTCAGCAACTACGCGGCCTGTGCCGGAGACGCATTTTTTGAGCAACATCACTCTGGAATCGATGACAGCGGTCGATCTTCGAATGATGGTACCTGGGGTGATTCGGCCGGATCACGATGGGCTCGCGGAGTCTTCAGAGCACGGCATTTCACCGCGTTCCGTGACATCAAGGATGGGCTATCTAACACCATTGCCGCTGGAGAAAATGTCGTTGATGTGCAGGAACGTGAGATCAAGACGATGCCTCACATTGACGGAAATGTTGAGAACCGTCCTCCTGCGTACTACGAAACTGCTGGTTTGATCGACCCTGAACGCCCACAATTCTGGGCCGCTGGAGTTCTACTGGATGATAATATCAACCACGGCCGTGGACGCCGGTGGAGTGATGGACGGCCACAGTCATCCGTTTTTCACACGATCCGCCCCCCCAATAGTTACAGCGTGGTTCAATCTCACGGAGGCCGCGGGCAGTTTTCCGCATCAAGCCGTCACCAAGGTGGCGTCTATGTCTTGATGGCCGATGGAGCGGTGCGTTTCGTAACTGACTCTATCGACACAGGCGATCAAAATCATATGGCATTTGGGCGAGCACAAGCACCAAGTACCGACCACAATGCAGGGGCAGGCAAGAAAAGCCCCTACGGTTTGTGGGGTGCTTTGGGGACGAAGTCTTCCCGTGAGATAATCGACGAACAGTTTTAA